Proteins from a single region of Candidatus Hydrogenedentota bacterium:
- a CDS encoding prepilin-type N-terminal cleavage/methylation domain-containing protein has translation MKRQHGFTLIEMMIVVGIIAILSAVAIPNLLRSRVQSNEAAAIQNIRTVIGAQTVFQTANQRFAADFAELTAGNPAFLDGSWDPANGGYLYVLVGTDHSFTLNANAKQYGVTGNRGFYTDTSGVIRYADMADADSASTPIG, from the coding sequence ATGAAGCGTCAACATGGTTTTACCCTGATCGAGATGATGATCGTCGTGGGGATAATCGCGATACTTTCAGCGGTCGCCATCCCCAACCTGCTCCGGTCCCGGGTGCAGAGCAACGAGGCCGCCGCGATTCAGAACATCCGCACCGTGATCGGTGCGCAGACCGTGTTCCAGACCGCGAACCAGCGATTCGCGGCCGATTTCGCCGAACTGACCGCCGGCAACCCCGCGTTCCTGGACGGGAGCTGGGATCCGGCGAACGGCGGTTACCTGTACGTGCTGGTGGGCACGGACCACAGCTTCACACTGAACGCCAACGCGAAACAGTACGGCGTGACGGGCAATCGCGGGTTCTACACCGATACATCGGGCGTGATCCGCTATGCCGACATGGCGGACGCCGACAGTGCGAGCACGCCGATAGGCTGA
- a CDS encoding Gfo/Idh/MocA family oxidoreductase codes for MERWTLGDADLTVSSQQPDTEIEAPALPYRPPVPSNPPPIGLIGCGAITPYHLDAYRDAGFVVAGFCDIDEATAKARRDAYNPKGAVYTDYQALLADPAIAVVDIATHVEIRSPIIEAALNAGKHVLSQKPFTLDLAEGERLADLADARGLKLAVNQNGRWAPHFSYMRNAIASGLIGDVQAAHLAVHWDHSWTESTVFNEMPHLILYDFAIHWFDMLHCFLRGHRPVRVYASTARTAAQTNKPPMLAQVAVEYEDAQATIVFDALTRYGALDTTYVTGTSGALHSSGADISHQTLTVYTAEGIARPRLEGEWFKQGFIGTMAELLCAIDADRAPFNSARENLESLSLCFAALASAETRAPQIPGTIRRMPR; via the coding sequence ATGGAGCGCTGGACTTTGGGCGACGCTGACCTTACTGTATCCTCCCAACAGCCTGACACGGAAATCGAGGCGCCGGCGCTTCCGTACCGCCCGCCGGTTCCATCCAATCCCCCGCCTATCGGCCTGATCGGCTGCGGCGCGATCACGCCGTATCACCTGGACGCGTATCGCGATGCGGGATTTGTGGTGGCGGGGTTTTGCGATATCGACGAGGCGACCGCCAAGGCCCGCCGGGACGCCTACAACCCGAAGGGCGCGGTGTATACGGATTACCAGGCGCTGCTGGCGGACCCCGCGATCGCGGTGGTCGATATCGCGACTCACGTGGAGATCCGGAGCCCCATTATCGAGGCGGCCCTGAACGCGGGCAAGCACGTACTGAGCCAGAAGCCGTTTACCCTCGACCTGGCCGAAGGCGAGCGCCTCGCGGACCTGGCGGACGCGCGCGGCCTCAAGCTGGCCGTGAACCAGAACGGGCGGTGGGCCCCCCACTTCAGCTACATGCGCAACGCCATCGCGAGCGGCCTCATCGGCGATGTGCAGGCGGCGCACCTGGCGGTGCACTGGGATCACTCGTGGACCGAATCGACGGTATTCAACGAGATGCCGCACCTGATCCTCTATGATTTCGCCATTCACTGGTTCGACATGCTGCACTGCTTCTTGCGGGGCCACCGTCCGGTGCGGGTGTACGCCTCCACCGCGCGGACGGCCGCGCAGACGAACAAGCCGCCCATGCTCGCGCAGGTGGCCGTGGAGTATGAGGACGCGCAGGCGACCATCGTCTTCGATGCGCTCACCCGGTACGGCGCGCTGGACACGACGTACGTTACGGGAACGTCCGGCGCGCTCCACAGCAGCGGCGCGGACATCAGCCACCAGACGCTTACGGTCTACACCGCCGAAGGCATTGCGCGGCCGCGGCTGGAGGGCGAATGGTTCAAGCAGGGCTTCATCGGGACGATGGCGGAGCTGCTCTGCGCGATCGATGCGGACCGGGCGCCGTTCAACAGCGCGCGCGAAAACCTGGAGAGCCTGTCGCTGTGCTTTGCGGCGCTCGCGAGCGCGGAAACGCGGGCTCCGCAGATTCCCGGGACGATACGGCGTATGCCGCGGTAA
- a CDS encoding sugar phosphate isomerase/epimerase yields the protein MIQVGILNAYFPYTLEESARRIRALDFNTVQLDLVFKDMDLGVDAIDSAKCRTIRDTFRRHNLPICCISGYTNLIHPDPDRRRANLTMLKQIIRHARELGSPYVISETGTFDPDSDWVHHPKNKTREGYEVCRDVIGDLVQCAREHGAVFLVETYVNNVIGSIEETLQLFADIDDPCLGLLMDPTNYFETHNIGQMDAQLNAIFDALSDKIRIAHAKDVKLAERDQGVVLSDIDAGEGHALQGVGMIELPPPGKGVLNYDLYLQRLARKHPNIPIIIEHLDESDVPRAKEFIEGRLMANGL from the coding sequence ATGATTCAGGTTGGGATACTGAACGCCTACTTCCCCTACACGCTCGAAGAAAGCGCCCGGCGCATTCGCGCGCTCGACTTCAACACGGTCCAGCTCGACCTCGTGTTCAAAGACATGGACCTCGGGGTTGACGCGATTGATTCGGCGAAGTGCCGGACCATCCGGGACACCTTCCGGCGCCATAACCTGCCCATCTGTTGTATTTCCGGCTACACCAACCTGATACATCCGGATCCGGACCGGCGGCGGGCGAACCTGACGATGCTCAAGCAGATCATCCGCCACGCGCGCGAGCTGGGTTCGCCATACGTGATCAGCGAGACCGGCACCTTCGACCCGGACAGCGACTGGGTGCACCACCCGAAGAACAAGACGCGCGAGGGCTACGAGGTGTGCCGCGATGTCATCGGGGATCTCGTGCAGTGCGCCCGGGAGCACGGCGCGGTGTTTCTGGTGGAGACGTATGTGAACAACGTGATTGGATCCATCGAGGAAACGCTGCAATTGTTTGCGGACATCGACGATCCGTGCCTGGGCCTCCTGATGGACCCGACCAACTACTTCGAGACCCACAATATCGGTCAGATGGACGCCCAGTTGAACGCGATTTTCGATGCGCTCTCGGACAAGATCCGGATCGCGCACGCGAAGGACGTAAAGCTGGCGGAGCGCGACCAGGGCGTGGTCCTTTCGGATATCGACGCGGGCGAGGGACACGCGCTTCAGGGGGTGGGGATGATCGAACTGCCGCCGCCGGGCAAGGGCGTCTTGAACTATGACCTGTACCTGCAACGGCTGGCGCGGAAGCATCCGAATATCCCGATCATCATCGAACACCTCGATGAGTCCGATGTGCCCCGCGCGAAGGAGTTCATTGAGGGCCGCTTGATGGCGAATGGGCTCTAG
- a CDS encoding PSD1 domain-containing protein produces the protein MNVLPFLRCTIVGVIAVAAGLAGGVEPSNPQDLEFFERAVRPVLSQYCYGCHGAEKQSGGLRMDHGQFIRTGGDSGPGLVAGDPAASRIWNAISYENVDLQMPPKGILPEEARASIQQWIERGAVWPDEPLPQEGAAEVFDLEQRRQEHWAWQPVTNPEPPAVRDARFAAHPVDRFLQAEREERGLATALEADRRVLARRAAFALTGLPPAPEVVDAFERDTSPDAYLRLLDRLINSTAFGERWARHWFDLVRYADTHGHEGDYPIRHSWTYRDYVIRALNDDVPYDQFVREHLAGDLLEEPRRDPEQNINESVLATGFWYMHQATHAPVDVKRDQADRIDNQIDVMSKTFLGMTVSCSRCHDHKFDAISARDYYSLAGHLYSARQSIAFLDPGQKIQSAAFTHRALLSRQARAVREAILNTPDIDAMPVAPYLQGAARVLFDAPIPSDGVEPPPAKDGKAPEPQAGRPLEKVAEEMALDADHLHRWVAALREPDTDTPAHPLHAWKRLARAARTETPEAIQAIAAELAAAPADPTAETDAGVVYATFDGPDFEGWFTSGDAFGAAPSTPDAWAAPENELAPVAPGAAHSGLVSGKLQGILRSPTFTIDSDYMHFRVAGRDTRIRLVVDGYQLRFDNGLLFDDTLLEVGNTLGAFAWRTMGKQVGKYRGRTAYIEFIDESDGYIAVDTVVFSDDPTPPSPGARFHRDGLIPADVTEPGALLDALAQNYERMVHLAWRNHAASLPALAGDPVSAMLIRRGLWWNDESRSLRDQLRDEIAASGERIAAPLKALAMEAGTPQDAEFFIRGDHRNVSGEVPRGYLAALEHETPQPTPTRLDLANRIADPKNPLTARVYVNRVFHHLFGRGIVPSVDNFGVLGQPPSHPELLDYLATRFMEEGWSTKWLIRFLMETETYRMSGVPIDAAAEASDPANVYLHRMRVQRLEGEAIRDALLAVAGNLDATMYGPSIQAYVPPFEANRRSPASGPMDGNRRRTIYLEVRRNHLLPIAAVFDMPVPDTTIGARTVSNLPAQALILMNDPFVTSQAQVWSERLILEHHPDPASIMEALFQTALARSPRDDERGALAAFVESQAALYGVAAEEAWRDTRVLADLCHTVFMLKEFIYIG, from the coding sequence ATGAACGTTCTTCCATTCCTGCGCTGTACCATCGTTGGGGTGATCGCCGTGGCGGCGGGGCTGGCCGGGGGCGTCGAGCCCTCAAATCCCCAGGACCTCGAATTCTTCGAGCGCGCGGTGCGGCCCGTGCTCAGCCAGTATTGCTACGGCTGCCACGGCGCCGAAAAGCAGTCCGGCGGCCTTCGCATGGACCACGGGCAATTCATTCGCACGGGCGGCGACTCCGGTCCCGGGCTCGTGGCGGGCGATCCAGCCGCCAGCCGGATCTGGAACGCGATATCCTACGAGAACGTCGACCTGCAGATGCCGCCCAAGGGCATCCTGCCCGAGGAAGCGCGGGCGTCGATACAGCAGTGGATCGAGCGCGGCGCGGTCTGGCCGGACGAACCGCTCCCGCAGGAGGGGGCAGCGGAAGTTTTTGACCTGGAGCAACGCCGCCAGGAGCATTGGGCCTGGCAGCCGGTGACGAACCCCGAGCCGCCGGCGGTGCGGGACGCCCGGTTCGCCGCCCATCCCGTGGACCGGTTTCTGCAGGCGGAACGCGAGGAACGCGGGCTCGCGACTGCACTGGAGGCGGATCGCCGGGTGTTGGCGCGGCGCGCGGCCTTCGCGCTGACGGGCCTCCCCCCCGCGCCGGAAGTTGTGGACGCCTTCGAGCGAGACACAAGTCCCGACGCGTACCTCCGCCTCCTCGATCGCCTGATTAACTCGACGGCTTTCGGCGAGCGCTGGGCGCGGCACTGGTTCGACCTGGTGCGCTACGCCGATACGCACGGCCACGAGGGCGACTACCCGATCCGGCATTCGTGGACCTACCGGGACTACGTGATCCGCGCGCTGAACGACGACGTGCCCTACGACCAGTTTGTCCGCGAGCATCTTGCGGGCGACTTGCTCGAAGAGCCCCGCCGGGACCCGGAGCAGAACATCAACGAATCCGTGCTTGCAACGGGATTCTGGTACATGCACCAGGCGACGCACGCGCCGGTGGACGTGAAGCGCGACCAGGCGGATCGCATCGACAACCAGATCGACGTGATGTCGAAGACCTTTCTCGGCATGACGGTGTCGTGCAGCCGCTGCCACGATCACAAGTTCGACGCGATCTCGGCGCGCGATTACTATTCCCTGGCCGGACACCTGTACAGCGCGCGGCAATCCATTGCGTTTCTGGATCCGGGCCAGAAGATCCAATCGGCGGCCTTCACCCACCGCGCCCTGCTGAGCCGGCAGGCGCGCGCGGTGCGCGAGGCGATCCTGAATACGCCCGATATCGACGCAATGCCCGTAGCGCCGTACCTTCAGGGCGCCGCGCGTGTCCTGTTCGACGCGCCCATCCCCTCCGATGGCGTCGAGCCGCCGCCCGCGAAGGACGGGAAGGCGCCCGAGCCCCAGGCCGGCCGCCCGCTGGAGAAAGTGGCCGAGGAAATGGCGCTGGACGCCGATCACCTGCACCGCTGGGTGGCCGCGTTACGCGAACCGGACACGGACACGCCCGCGCATCCACTCCATGCGTGGAAACGGCTGGCCCGCGCCGCACGCACGGAGACCCCGGAAGCGATTCAGGCCATCGCGGCGGAACTGGCCGCGGCGCCGGCCGACCCAACCGCCGAAACGGACGCCGGCGTGGTGTACGCCACGTTTGACGGCCCCGATTTCGAGGGCTGGTTTACGTCGGGCGACGCGTTTGGCGCGGCGCCGTCAACACCGGATGCCTGGGCCGCGCCGGAGAACGAACTCGCCCCCGTGGCGCCCGGCGCGGCGCACAGCGGGCTGGTCTCCGGAAAATTGCAGGGCATTCTGCGATCGCCGACCTTCACGATCGATTCGGACTACATGCATTTCCGGGTGGCCGGGCGCGACACGCGCATCCGGCTCGTGGTGGACGGGTATCAGCTCCGCTTTGACAATGGCCTGCTCTTCGACGACACCCTGCTGGAGGTGGGCAACACGCTCGGGGCCTTTGCGTGGCGCACGATGGGCAAGCAGGTGGGCAAATATCGCGGGCGCACCGCGTACATCGAGTTTATCGACGAAAGCGATGGCTATATTGCGGTCGATACGGTGGTCTTCAGCGACGATCCGACGCCGCCTTCGCCGGGCGCGCGCTTTCACCGGGATGGCCTTATCCCGGCCGACGTAACCGAGCCGGGCGCCCTGCTCGACGCCCTCGCGCAGAACTACGAGCGGATGGTTCACCTCGCCTGGCGCAACCATGCGGCGTCCCTTCCCGCGCTGGCGGGCGATCCGGTGTCCGCCATGCTGATCCGCCGCGGTCTCTGGTGGAACGACGAGTCGCGAAGCCTGCGGGACCAGCTGCGGGACGAGATCGCGGCTTCCGGGGAGAGAATCGCGGCGCCCTTGAAGGCGCTGGCCATGGAGGCCGGCACACCGCAGGACGCGGAATTCTTCATTCGGGGCGATCACCGCAACGTGTCGGGCGAAGTGCCGCGCGGCTACCTGGCGGCGCTTGAGCACGAAACACCGCAGCCGACGCCCACGCGCCTGGATCTCGCAAACCGCATTGCCGACCCGAAAAACCCGCTGACCGCGCGGGTCTACGTAAACCGCGTCTTCCACCACCTCTTCGGGCGCGGCATTGTGCCGTCGGTCGACAATTTCGGTGTGTTGGGGCAGCCGCCCTCCCACCCGGAACTGCTCGACTACCTCGCGACGCGTTTCATGGAGGAAGGCTGGTCCACCAAGTGGCTGATCAGGTTTCTCATGGAGACCGAGACGTACCGAATGAGCGGCGTGCCCATCGACGCCGCCGCCGAGGCGTCGGATCCGGCCAATGTATACCTGCACCGGATGCGCGTTCAGCGCCTGGAGGGAGAGGCCATTCGCGATGCGCTGCTGGCGGTCGCGGGTAATCTTGACGCCACCATGTACGGCCCCTCGATTCAGGCCTATGTGCCCCCGTTCGAGGCGAACCGGCGCAGCCCGGCTTCGGGGCCGATGGACGGAAACCGGCGCCGCACCATCTATCTGGAGGTGCGGCGAAATCACCTGCTGCCCATCGCGGCGGTGTTCGACATGCCCGTGCCCGACACGACGATTGGCGCGCGGACGGTTTCGAATCTGCCGGCGCAGGCGCTCATCCTGATGAATGACCCGTTTGTGACGTCGCAGGCGCAGGTCTGGAGCGAGCGGCTGATCCTGGAGCATCATCCCGATCCAGCGTCGATCATGGAGGCGCTGTTCCAAACCGCGCTGGCGCGATCGCCGCGAGACGATGAGCGCGGCGCGCTGGCGGCATTTGTCGAGTCGCAGGCCGCGCTGTATGGCGTTGCGGCGGAGGAGGCCTGGCGCGATACGCGGGTCCTCGCGGATCTCTGCCACACCGTTTTCATGCTCAAGGAATTCATCTATATCGGCTAG
- a CDS encoding DUF1501 domain-containing protein, with the protein MLRRCANGFGAVALSALMADKAYGAAEKMTAPGLPHYAAKAKRVVFLYMDGGVSQVDSFDPKPRLTAENGQPFAMTMEPTQFDNNGSTLGSPWAFKRYGESGAPVSELFPHIGTCVDDLAIVRSMVSNFSEHNQANYFLHTGHGLVGRPSMGAWTLYGLGSENQNLPGFVVLNGGLIPSGGVENFGAGFLPAAYQASLFKAQDHPLANIAPAEAAPGAQQARLNLMNRLDTAALEHRGRLDAFEAAIANYELAYRMQVTVPDLVDLRGESDATKRLYGLEAEYEHTRAYGMQCLIARRLLERGVRFIELTCPPIDGQDRWDAHGDLVSNHSLNAKAVDQPIAGLIKDLKCRGMLEDTLVVWAGEFGRTPFAQGTVGRDHNPFGFTIWMAGGGVKPGIIYGATDEYGYKAIENKVEIHDLHATMLHLLGFDHTKLSYHYSGRDMRLTDVHGHVVHDILS; encoded by the coding sequence ATGTTGCGCCGCTGCGCGAATGGATTCGGGGCGGTCGCCCTGTCGGCGTTGATGGCCGACAAGGCGTACGGCGCGGCGGAGAAGATGACCGCGCCGGGCCTGCCCCACTACGCGGCGAAAGCGAAGCGCGTGGTGTTTCTCTATATGGACGGGGGCGTGTCGCAGGTGGACAGCTTCGATCCGAAGCCGCGCCTGACCGCCGAGAACGGCCAGCCCTTCGCCATGACTATGGAGCCGACCCAGTTCGACAACAACGGCTCGACGCTGGGAAGCCCCTGGGCCTTCAAGCGGTACGGCGAGAGCGGCGCGCCGGTTTCCGAGCTCTTTCCGCACATCGGGACGTGTGTGGACGACCTCGCCATTGTCCGGTCGATGGTGTCCAACTTCTCCGAGCACAACCAGGCCAACTACTTCCTGCACACGGGACATGGCCTGGTGGGCCGCCCGTCGATGGGCGCGTGGACGCTCTACGGGCTGGGCAGCGAGAACCAGAACCTGCCCGGGTTCGTGGTGCTCAACGGCGGCCTGATCCCGTCGGGCGGCGTGGAGAATTTCGGCGCGGGCTTTCTGCCGGCGGCCTACCAGGCGTCGCTGTTCAAGGCCCAGGACCACCCGCTGGCGAACATCGCCCCCGCCGAGGCCGCGCCGGGCGCGCAGCAGGCGCGCCTGAACCTGATGAATCGGCTGGACACGGCGGCGCTGGAACACCGGGGCCGGCTGGACGCGTTCGAGGCCGCCATCGCGAATTACGAGCTTGCCTACCGCATGCAGGTGACCGTGCCGGACCTGGTCGATTTGCGCGGTGAGTCCGACGCCACGAAGCGGCTCTACGGGCTGGAGGCGGAATACGAGCACACCCGGGCCTACGGCATGCAGTGCCTGATCGCGCGGCGCCTGCTGGAGCGTGGCGTGCGCTTCATCGAGCTCACATGTCCGCCTATCGACGGCCAGGACCGCTGGGACGCGCACGGCGATCTGGTGAGCAACCACAGCCTGAACGCGAAGGCGGTGGACCAGCCGATCGCGGGCCTGATCAAGGATTTGAAGTGCCGCGGGATGCTGGAGGACACGCTGGTGGTCTGGGCGGGCGAGTTCGGGCGGACGCCGTTCGCGCAGGGGACCGTGGGCCGGGATCACAACCCCTTCGGCTTTACCATCTGGATGGCGGGCGGCGGCGTAAAGCCGGGCATCATCTACGGGGCCACGGACGAATACGGCTACAAGGCCATCGAGAACAAGGTGGAGATCCACGACCTGCACGCGACCATGCTCCACCTGCTCGGCTTCGACCACACGAAACTTTCCTATCATTACAGCGGCCGCGACATGCGCCTGACCGACGTGCACGGACACGTGGTGCACGATATTCTG